The following are encoded together in the Pseudoalteromonas piscicida genome:
- a CDS encoding RNA polymerase sigma factor, producing the protein MAVVLRSDNTVDVRRWADIIEVQREKLTAYLTTILHCQYLAEDALQETYIRLSKMPDEQDQAISNRLAYCYQTARNIAIDMVRKKSKESWVSLDSAQPGQYTDKQVSAEETLIEQNLDGCMMQAVSSLSKRHQNILSLYKRGDYKQKDIAKICAISPTLVNFIIQEVIVTCQTVLAH; encoded by the coding sequence ATGGCAGTAGTGTTGCGCTCAGATAATACGGTAGATGTTCGTCGTTGGGCCGATATAATTGAAGTACAAAGGGAGAAATTGACTGCATATTTAACCACTATTCTTCACTGCCAATACCTCGCAGAAGACGCTTTACAGGAAACGTATATTCGTCTGTCAAAAATGCCTGATGAACAAGATCAAGCCATTAGCAATCGTTTGGCTTACTGCTATCAAACAGCAAGAAATATTGCAATTGATATGGTAAGGAAAAAATCAAAGGAAAGCTGGGTTAGCTTAGATAGCGCACAGCCAGGACAATACACTGACAAGCAAGTCAGCGCTGAAGAAACCTTAATTGAGCAAAATCTAGATGGCTGTATGATGCAAGCGGTAAGCTCTCTATCAAAACGCCACCAGAACATTCTAAGCTTGTATAAACGTGGTGATTACAAGCAGAAGGATATTGCCAAGATATGTGCAATTTCACCGACGTTAGTGAATTTTATAATTCAAGAAGTGATTGTAACGTGTCAAACCGTATTAGCACACTAA
- the leuB gene encoding 3-isopropylmalate dehydrogenase — translation MSQANYKIAVLAGDGIGPEVMQAAELVLDKVATKFNFALEKSPQAIGGAAIDQFGEALPAATLAACEAADAILFGSVGGPKWEHLPPNEQPERASLLPLRKHFQLFCNLRPAQLLPALSAASPLRSDISQQGFDILCVRELTGGIYFGEKGRQGEGESESAFDTQTYSRKEIERIARFAFDAARLRSNHVTSVDKANVLATSVLWREVVNEVAKEYPDVALDHIYIDNAAMQLVKQPSQFDVLLCDNLFGDILSDECAMITGSMGLLPSASLNQSGFGLYEPAGGSAPDIAGKGVANPIAQILSAALMLRYSLGQDEAARAIEKAVAEAVKDGVGTPDIYPQAGFTTMDVAQAIVDRV, via the coding sequence ATGAGTCAAGCAAACTACAAAATCGCCGTACTAGCTGGAGATGGAATTGGCCCAGAAGTGATGCAAGCCGCTGAGCTGGTATTAGATAAAGTGGCGACTAAGTTCAACTTTGCTTTAGAAAAGTCACCACAAGCGATTGGTGGTGCGGCCATAGACCAATTTGGCGAGGCCCTACCCGCGGCGACATTAGCCGCGTGTGAGGCCGCTGATGCGATTTTATTTGGCTCTGTGGGTGGGCCTAAGTGGGAGCACTTACCACCAAATGAGCAACCAGAGCGGGCATCCTTATTACCGCTTAGAAAGCATTTTCAGCTATTTTGTAATCTGCGTCCTGCGCAGCTATTACCCGCATTGAGCGCAGCCTCTCCACTACGCAGTGACATTAGCCAGCAAGGCTTTGATATTTTATGCGTCCGTGAGCTTACTGGCGGGATTTATTTTGGCGAAAAAGGTCGCCAAGGTGAGGGCGAAAGCGAGTCGGCGTTTGATACGCAAACCTATTCGCGCAAAGAAATCGAACGCATCGCCCGTTTTGCTTTTGATGCCGCGAGACTTAGAAGCAATCATGTGACTTCTGTAGATAAAGCCAACGTGCTGGCAACCAGTGTACTGTGGCGTGAAGTGGTCAATGAAGTCGCGAAAGAATACCCAGATGTGGCGCTTGATCACATCTATATCGACAACGCTGCGATGCAGTTGGTAAAGCAACCAAGCCAGTTTGATGTGCTACTGTGCGATAACCTGTTCGGTGACATCCTTTCTGATGAATGTGCAATGATCACGGGGTCCATGGGGTTATTACCATCGGCAAGCCTAAATCAATCGGGTTTTGGCTTATATGAACCTGCGGGCGGCTCAGCGCCAGATATCGCCGGAAAAGGGGTGGCAAACCCAATTGCACAGATCTTAAGTGCCGCGCTGATGCTACGTTATTCATTGGGGCAAGACGAAGCGGCGCGCGCAATTGAAAAGGCAGTAGCAGAAGCGGTGAAAGATGGTGTAGGTACACCGGATATCTATCCCCAAGCTGGATTTACGACTATGGATGTCGCGCAAGCGATCGTCGACAGGGTTTAA
- a CDS encoding TerB family tellurite resistance protein, with product MLNQLKKLFQSLQESSPKQEIDFNTALAALLVEVMRADGKLQQSEFDKIAELLKTRCELPEPQVSALITQAQQLVEQAVDMYSFAKQVNNHTSDIERIEIIELLWHVAYADGELDSHEDHIIRKIAGLFYVAHPDFIAAKLRVQAGLDT from the coding sequence TTGCTTAACCAACTTAAAAAACTATTTCAAAGCTTGCAGGAATCATCACCGAAACAAGAAATCGACTTTAATACCGCGCTTGCTGCATTGTTGGTTGAAGTGATGCGAGCGGACGGCAAACTACAACAGTCGGAGTTCGATAAAATTGCGGAGCTACTCAAAACACGTTGTGAATTGCCTGAACCACAAGTCAGTGCACTGATAACACAAGCACAGCAATTGGTGGAACAGGCGGTAGATATGTATTCTTTTGCCAAACAAGTGAATAACCACACCAGCGACATAGAGCGCATCGAGATCATTGAGTTATTGTGGCACGTTGCTTATGCAGATGGCGAACTCGACAGCCATGAAGACCATATCATTCGGAAAATAGCCGGGCTGTTTTATGTTGCTCACCCTGATTTCATTGCTGCAAAATTACGCGTTCAAGCTGGTTTAGATACTTAG
- the leuD gene encoding 3-isopropylmalate dehydratase small subunit — protein sequence MSVFHQGLVAPLDKNNVDTDQIIPKQFLTSTSRDGFDKALFYDWRYLEDGQPDPNFVLNYRQYQGASILLTRDNFGCGSSREHAPWALKQYGFTVILAESFADIFFNNCGNNQMLCIALPASTLDTLFDACEQQSHVHLSIDLEAQQISGAGIAPIDFEVREDIKTRLLSGLDFIGETELLNTQIDAFEQQLATTRPWQ from the coding sequence ATGAGCGTGTTTCATCAGGGCCTAGTTGCGCCATTAGACAAAAACAATGTTGATACAGACCAAATTATTCCCAAGCAGTTTTTAACTTCAACCAGCCGCGATGGGTTTGATAAAGCGCTGTTTTATGATTGGCGCTATCTTGAAGATGGCCAGCCAGATCCGAACTTTGTGCTTAACTATCGACAATATCAGGGCGCGTCCATCTTGTTAACACGTGACAACTTTGGTTGTGGTTCGTCTCGTGAGCATGCTCCTTGGGCATTAAAACAATATGGTTTTACCGTGATCTTAGCCGAGAGCTTTGCCGATATCTTTTTTAACAATTGTGGTAATAACCAAATGCTTTGCATTGCATTACCAGCCAGTACGTTAGATACGCTTTTCGATGCGTGCGAGCAACAATCACACGTGCATTTGAGTATTGACCTAGAAGCGCAGCAGATCAGCGGAGCAGGTATTGCACCAATTGACTTTGAGGTGCGAGAAGACATCAAAACACGCCTCTTGAGTGGTCTTGATTTTATCGGTGAGACTGAATTATTAAACACCCAAATTGATGCTTTTGAGCAGCAGCTTGCTACTACAAGACCTTGGCAATAA
- the leuC gene encoding 3-isopropylmalate dehydratase large subunit, with product MAKTLYDKIWQSHVVAKLNEQTDLLYIDRHLVHEVTSPQAFAGLREHNRPVRCPEKTFATMDHNVSTKSRSIDAASEVSKNQLQALAQNCEEFGIVLYDLNSINQGIVHVMGPEQGITLPGTTIVCGDSHTSTHGAFGALAHGIGTSEVEHVLATQTLQQKKAKSLKIQVNGVLRPTVTAKDLILAVIGQLGTAGGTGYVAEFCGTGIEALSMEARMTLCNMSIEMGAKAGLIAPDEKTFAYLRGRPFAPQGEDFDAAVRYWQTLHSDPDAEFDRVVELDADSVQPQVTWGTSPEQVIGINDLVPNPDDEPNLVKADAMRSALKYMGLTAGQRLSDAKVDTVFIGSCTNSRIEDLRAAAQVVAGKRVAAGVEALIVPGSGLVKQQAEQEGLADIFKAAGFEWREPGCSMCLAMNDDRLGAEKRCASTSNRNFEGRQGRGGRTHLVSPAMAAAAAIAGHFTDIRGEAS from the coding sequence GTGGCAAAAACATTATACGATAAAATTTGGCAATCCCATGTGGTTGCTAAATTAAACGAGCAAACCGATCTGTTATACATTGACCGTCATCTGGTACACGAAGTTACTTCACCGCAGGCGTTTGCGGGATTAAGAGAGCATAATCGTCCGGTAAGATGTCCAGAAAAAACCTTTGCGACGATGGATCATAATGTCTCGACCAAGAGTCGTTCGATTGATGCTGCCAGCGAGGTGAGCAAAAACCAGCTGCAAGCGTTGGCACAAAACTGTGAAGAGTTTGGCATTGTACTTTACGATTTGAATTCGATTAACCAAGGCATAGTGCACGTAATGGGACCTGAGCAAGGGATCACTTTGCCGGGTACAACGATTGTCTGTGGCGATAGTCATACCTCAACGCATGGTGCATTTGGTGCACTGGCTCACGGTATTGGTACATCAGAGGTTGAGCATGTGCTGGCCACGCAAACATTACAACAGAAAAAAGCCAAATCGTTAAAAATTCAAGTGAATGGCGTATTGCGTCCGACCGTGACTGCAAAAGACCTGATCCTCGCTGTGATTGGGCAATTAGGCACAGCTGGTGGCACTGGCTATGTGGCTGAGTTTTGTGGGACGGGGATCGAGGCGCTGTCTATGGAAGCGCGGATGACGCTTTGCAACATGAGTATTGAAATGGGGGCGAAAGCCGGCTTGATTGCACCTGACGAGAAAACCTTTGCGTATTTACGTGGTCGTCCATTTGCACCTCAAGGCGAAGACTTTGATGCTGCGGTGCGCTATTGGCAAACCTTGCATAGCGACCCGGATGCTGAATTTGATCGTGTCGTGGAGCTGGATGCTGATAGTGTGCAACCTCAAGTAACCTGGGGGACAAGTCCAGAGCAAGTCATTGGTATTAATGACTTAGTACCTAACCCTGACGATGAACCTAATTTAGTCAAAGCAGATGCGATGCGCAGCGCGCTGAAATATATGGGCCTCACAGCAGGACAAAGGCTAAGCGATGCCAAAGTCGACACCGTATTCATTGGCTCTTGCACCAATAGCCGTATTGAAGATTTGCGTGCCGCGGCACAAGTGGTGGCGGGCAAGCGTGTAGCGGCAGGCGTTGAAGCGCTTATCGTCCCAGGATCTGGGTTAGTAAAGCAGCAAGCCGAACAAGAGGGCTTAGCCGATATTTTCAAAGCTGCTGGATTTGAGTGGCGTGAACCGGGCTGCTCTATGTGCTTGGCGATGAACGATGATCGTCTTGGCGCAGAAAAGCGCTGTGCATCGACCTCAAACCGTAACTTTGAAGGGCGGCAAGGGCGAGGCGGTCGTACGCATTTGGTGAGTCCAGCAATGGCGGCGGCAGCAGCAATTGCCGGTCACTTTACTGATATTCGAGGAGAGGCGTCATGA
- the leuA gene encoding 2-isopropylmalate synthase, translating into MQDKVWIFDTTLRDGEQALKASLTEEDKIQLAHTISRLNVDVMEVGFPVSSPADFRAVQRIAAEVKGPAICGLARAVSKDIDACGEALKGAEQRRIHTFIATSPLHLEHKLRMSLDDATNMAIKAISQARKYTDDVEFSCEDAGRTPHSDLCRIVEAAINAGASTINLPDTVGYVTPDEYAAMIYHIRNNVPNIDKARLSVHCHNDLGLAVANSIAAVQAGARQIECTINGIGERAGNCSLEEVAMIMKMRQDHLKVYTDIRSEEIYRASRQVAKICNMPVQPNKAIVGENAFAHSSGIHQDGVLKAQNTYEIMAPETVGVPSNQLNMTSRSGRHVIEHRLTELGYQKSDYDMDSLYESFLALADQKGTVYDYDLEAMIYFNQIKDKDERYQLQFVNASSNSQSIASATVGIALNGELKQEAATGNGPVEAAFLAIERITGMAVEVVEYNLDATGKGASSLGQVDIIAKFDGKQYHGVGLAADIVEASVRAMIRVYNLIDRAQKVSSLKQQRKAG; encoded by the coding sequence ATGCAAGATAAAGTCTGGATTTTCGATACAACATTAAGGGATGGTGAGCAGGCGTTAAAAGCCAGCTTAACAGAGGAAGATAAAATACAACTGGCGCATACCATTAGTCGTCTTAATGTGGATGTCATGGAAGTGGGTTTTCCAGTATCAAGTCCGGCTGATTTTCGCGCGGTACAACGTATTGCAGCCGAGGTTAAAGGTCCTGCTATTTGTGGCCTTGCTCGTGCGGTTAGTAAAGATATCGACGCGTGTGGCGAAGCCCTTAAAGGCGCTGAGCAGCGCCGCATTCACACTTTTATCGCAACCAGTCCACTGCACCTAGAACATAAGTTAAGAATGAGTCTAGACGATGCGACTAACATGGCGATTAAGGCCATTTCTCAAGCCAGAAAGTACACCGATGATGTTGAGTTTTCATGTGAAGATGCCGGGCGTACGCCTCACTCTGATCTGTGTCGTATTGTTGAAGCGGCGATAAATGCTGGTGCATCTACGATTAACTTACCTGATACCGTAGGTTACGTCACACCAGACGAGTATGCAGCGATGATTTACCATATTCGTAATAATGTGCCTAACATCGACAAAGCCAGGCTAAGCGTCCATTGTCACAATGATTTAGGGCTTGCGGTGGCAAATTCAATCGCGGCGGTACAAGCCGGTGCAAGACAAATCGAATGTACCATTAATGGTATTGGTGAGCGTGCAGGTAACTGCTCACTAGAAGAAGTGGCGATGATCATGAAGATGCGCCAAGACCACCTAAAAGTGTACACAGATATTCGTAGCGAAGAGATTTATCGCGCGTCGCGCCAAGTTGCCAAAATCTGCAATATGCCGGTGCAGCCAAACAAGGCAATTGTAGGCGAAAATGCCTTTGCACACAGCTCGGGTATTCACCAGGATGGTGTGTTAAAAGCACAAAACACCTATGAAATCATGGCACCAGAAACCGTTGGTGTGCCGAGTAACCAATTAAATATGACTTCACGCTCTGGTCGACATGTTATCGAGCATCGTCTTACCGAGCTTGGCTATCAAAAATCGGATTACGATATGGATAGCCTGTATGAAAGCTTTTTGGCGTTAGCCGATCAAAAGGGCACGGTTTACGACTATGATCTTGAAGCGATGATTTATTTCAACCAAATCAAAGATAAAGACGAGCGCTACCAATTACAGTTCGTCAACGCATCTTCGAACTCTCAATCAATTGCGAGCGCGACAGTGGGGATTGCCTTGAATGGTGAGCTTAAGCAAGAAGCGGCAACTGGCAACGGTCCAGTAGAAGCAGCGTTCTTAGCTATTGAGCGTATCACAGGCATGGCGGTGGAAGTCGTGGAATATAACCTAGATGCGACGGGTAAAGGGGCAAGCTCACTTGGCCAAGTCGATATTATTGCCAAGTTTGATGGTAAACAATATCACGGTGTGGGGCTTGCAGCAGACATCGTGGAAGCGTCAGTGAGAGCCATGATCCGAGTATATAACCTAATTGATAGAGCACAAAAAGTGTCTAGCCTAAAACAACAAAGGAAAGCAGGATGA